A genomic region of Exiguobacterium sp. Helios contains the following coding sequences:
- a CDS encoding excalibur calcium-binding domain-containing protein, whose protein sequence is MNKFFLILLGILTTLLTVVLLIVSITTTSIFSSILFIVSLFFNYQFFQKIRNKRFVIKRPLLWMILTTLIAFFVLAFELPSTDMAETNDLHTLSKSVAPAKVQKPDESNVDEVTTEQKDDDQEKADAKAKAEAKAKAEAKAKAEAKAKAEAKAKADAKAKADAKAKADAKARADAKAKAEAKARADAKAKAEAKAKAEAKAKADAKAKADAKAKADAKAKADAKAKADAKAKADAKAKADAKAKADAKARADAKARADAKARANASFANCTELTQVYPNGVPSTHPAYQSKMDRDKDNFACER, encoded by the coding sequence ATGAATAAATTTTTTCTCATATTACTTGGTATATTAACTACACTTCTTACTGTCGTGCTGTTAATAGTATCTATTACGACCACTTCAATTTTCTCTAGTATTTTATTTATTGTCAGTTTATTTTTTAATTATCAATTCTTCCAAAAAATACGGAATAAAAGGTTTGTTATAAAACGTCCCTTACTTTGGATGATTCTTACTACACTAATTGCATTCTTTGTTTTAGCCTTTGAATTACCTAGTACGGACATGGCTGAAACCAATGATCTTCATACACTTTCAAAATCGGTTGCTCCGGCTAAAGTTCAAAAACCTGATGAATCAAATGTAGATGAAGTAACGACTGAACAGAAAGATGATGATCAGGAGAAAGCTGACGCTAAAGCCAAAGCCGAGGCTAAAGCCAAAGCCGAGGCTAAAGCCAAAGCCGAGGCTAAAGCCAAAGCCGAGGCTAAAGCCAAAGCCGACGCTAAAGCCAAAGCCGACGCTAAAGCCAAAGCCGACGCTAAAGCCAGAGCTGACGCTAAAGCAAAAGCTGAGGCTAAAGCCAGAGCTGACGCTAAAGCAAAAGCCGAGGCTAAAGCAAAAGCCGAGGCTAAAGCAAAAGCTGATGCCAAAGCGAAAGCTGATGCCAAAGCAAAAGCTGATGCCAAAGCAAAAGCTGATGCCAAAGCGAAAGCTGATGCCAAAGCGAAAGCTGATGCCAAAGCGAAAGCTGATGCCAAAGCGAAAGCTGATGCTAAAGCTAGAGCTGATGCCAAAGCCAGAGCTGACGCTAAAGCCAGAGCTAATGCATCCTTTGCGAACTGTACAGAACTGACCCAGGTCTATCCAAATGGTGTTCCCTCAACTCACCCCGCTTACCAATCAAAAATGGATCGGGATAAAGACAATTTTGCTTGCGAGCGATAA
- a CDS encoding excalibur calcium-binding domain-containing protein: MNKAVKLIMTGVLSLSLISVTSAESHAATKAKTFKNCTEMHDKYKGGVAKKKGLKNRTGYDKKGKAIYKDTKYKAYVSLATYNLNKSKDRDKDGIACER; the protein is encoded by the coding sequence ATGAATAAAGCAGTGAAACTTATCATGACCGGTGTACTTAGTCTTTCATTGATCAGCGTGACGTCGGCAGAAAGCCATGCAGCAACGAAAGCGAAGACATTCAAGAACTGTACAGAGATGCATGACAAATATAAAGGCGGCGTCGCCAAGAAAAAAGGTCTGAAAAACCGGACAGGATACGATAAAAAAGGTAAAGCCATCTATAAAGATACGAAATACAAAGCGTATGTCAGCTTAGCGACATACAATCTCAACAAATCAAAAGACCGTGACAAAGATGGCATCGCCTGCGAACGTTAA
- a CDS encoding thioredoxin family protein, translating into MSNYIKSEDTFKELIASETPVIIKFEADWCPDCKRMDYFMPDVEAQFSELPIYTIDKDEFPEIASDNVVMGIPSLLVFQNNEKLGHLHSANAKTPEEVTDFLKKNFN; encoded by the coding sequence ATGAGTAACTACATTAAGAGTGAAGATACATTTAAAGAGTTAATCGCAAGCGAAACACCGGTCATCATCAAGTTCGAAGCCGACTGGTGCCCGGACTGCAAACGGATGGACTACTTCATGCCGGACGTCGAAGCCCAGTTCAGCGAATTGCCGATCTATACGATCGACAAAGATGAATTCCCGGAAATCGCTTCTGACAATGTCGTCATGGGAATTCCAAGCTTACTCGTCTTCCAAAACAATGAGAAACTCGGTCACTTGCATAGTGCCAACGCAAAAACACCGGAAGAAGTCACAGACTTCCTCAAGAAAAACTTCAACTAA
- a CDS encoding cation diffusion facilitator family transporter, giving the protein MDQQKYDNLKLGERGAIISIIAYIVLSVIKLIVGYTADSAALRADGLNNTTDIIASIAVLIGLRISRRPADDNHKYGHWKSETIASMVASFIMMAVGLQVLIDTVSTLFQGKQESPDIVAAYVGIGSAVVMYFVYRYNRNLSRKIDSKAVMAAAKDNLSDAWVSIGTTIGIIGSQFGMPWLDTATAIVVGFLICKTAWDIFSEASHELSDGFDEQKLKMYEDVIFDLEGVKGIKSIKGRNYGNNEVVDVVILVNSQLNVHQAHDIATKVEDTLTDEYGVYDIHVHVEPE; this is encoded by the coding sequence ATGGATCAACAAAAATACGATAATTTAAAGCTTGGTGAGCGTGGTGCAATCATCAGCATCATCGCCTATATTGTCTTATCGGTCATTAAATTGATTGTCGGCTACACGGCGGATTCAGCGGCCTTACGGGCGGATGGCTTGAACAATACAACGGATATCATTGCCTCGATTGCGGTTTTGATCGGCTTACGGATTTCAAGACGTCCGGCAGATGATAACCATAAATACGGACACTGGAAAAGTGAAACGATTGCCTCGATGGTTGCTTCCTTCATTATGATGGCAGTCGGGTTACAAGTATTGATTGATACGGTTTCGACGTTATTTCAAGGAAAACAGGAGTCGCCAGATATAGTCGCAGCTTACGTCGGGATCGGTTCTGCCGTCGTGATGTATTTCGTCTACCGTTACAACCGGAATCTGTCACGGAAAATTGACAGCAAGGCTGTCATGGCAGCGGCGAAGGATAACTTATCCGATGCCTGGGTCAGTATCGGGACGACGATCGGGATTATCGGTTCCCAGTTCGGGATGCCGTGGCTGGATACCGCGACGGCAATCGTCGTCGGATTCCTGATTTGTAAAACGGCGTGGGATATCTTCTCGGAAGCGTCCCACGAATTGTCGGATGGATTTGATGAACAGAAGCTGAAGATGTATGAAGATGTGATTTTTGATTTAGAAGGTGTCAAAGGAATCAAGTCAATCAAGGGACGGAATTATGGGAATAATGAAGTCGTTGATGTCGTGATTCTCGTCAACTCGCAATTGAACGTCCATCAAGCCCATGATATCGCGACGAAAGTCGAAGATACGCTGACGGATGAATATGGTGTCTACGATATTCATGTCCACGTTGAGCCGGAATGA
- a CDS encoding class I SAM-dependent methyltransferase, translating to MVRQHQPETEWTIELLTVQKDDSILELGCGAGYAIERLVHQTDAKQITGIDSSSAMLRSVQKRNKEAIQSKRVHVLYGDLNKLAFQSEQFDKVFTIHTLYFWENISGTLAALYHALKPGGHFVITFCDGKNDVIWAGVRDLVQDELLPAARKHGFSDISFIEGPVSRQFRNVAVRGHKPFH from the coding sequence ATGGTCAGGCAGCACCAACCTGAAACAGAATGGACAATCGAGCTGTTGACTGTCCAAAAGGATGACAGCATTTTAGAATTAGGTTGCGGTGCAGGTTATGCCATCGAACGACTTGTACATCAAACAGACGCAAAGCAGATTACCGGTATTGATTCTTCTTCTGCTATGCTGCGATCGGTACAAAAAAGAAACAAAGAGGCGATCCAATCCAAACGGGTCCATGTTCTTTACGGTGATCTAAACAAGTTAGCTTTTCAAAGTGAACAATTTGATAAGGTATTTACGATACATACACTTTATTTTTGGGAAAACATCTCCGGCACCTTGGCTGCTCTCTATCACGCCTTAAAACCAGGCGGTCATTTTGTTATCACCTTTTGTGATGGTAAGAATGATGTCATTTGGGCCGGCGTGAGAGATCTAGTCCAAGACGAACTCCTTCCTGCCGCAAGAAAACACGGATTTTCCGACATTTCATTCATCGAAGGTCCTGTTTCAAGGCAATTCCGTAACGTTGCAGTGAGGGGCCATAAACCTTTCCATTAA
- a CDS encoding ASCH domain-containing protein: MGLYQEPFQSIVSGKKIVEIRLNDPKRQAVQVNDQIEFTNLSTNEKVTVNVTERQSFKDFQTLYEQIPLEQLDCIGWSMKELLDATYTIYSRESEKQFGTLALTIERNS; encoded by the coding sequence ATGGGGTTGTATCAAGAGCCTTTTCAATCCATCGTTTCCGGAAAAAAGATAGTTGAAATCCGCTTGAATGACCCAAAACGACAAGCCGTTCAAGTCAACGATCAGATTGAATTCACGAACCTATCGACAAACGAAAAAGTGACCGTCAACGTTACCGAACGTCAATCATTCAAAGATTTCCAGACGCTTTACGAACAGATTCCGCTCGAACAGCTCGATTGCATCGGCTGGTCCATGAAGGAGTTATTGGACGCGACCTATACGATCTATTCAAGAGAATCTGAAAAACAATTCGGAACACTGGCTTTAACAATCGAACGGAATTCTTAA
- a CDS encoding MarR family winged helix-turn-helix transcriptional regulator, whose product METEQKEPVRSTAMMQSFWNVQRHLVRAAHQTAQENGLSLPQFHSLMTIAPRSPITQKELAVHTHLPKSTLSQSVEGLVQSEWVIRETNPDNRREVVLRLSDHGRQFVETIKQQEAGMQQRLEQVLDQIDPAVFEQMLQTHAQIAEGLKEILAPGNGGCTDD is encoded by the coding sequence ATGGAAACCGAACAAAAAGAGCCGGTCCGTTCAACGGCGATGATGCAGTCGTTTTGGAATGTGCAACGTCATCTTGTCCGCGCGGCGCATCAGACGGCGCAGGAAAACGGACTCAGTTTGCCGCAATTTCACAGTTTGATGACGATTGCCCCACGAAGTCCGATTACACAAAAGGAACTGGCCGTGCATACCCATCTGCCGAAAAGCACGCTCAGTCAATCGGTAGAAGGATTGGTGCAGTCGGAGTGGGTGATCCGGGAAACGAATCCGGACAACCGGCGGGAAGTCGTCTTACGTTTGAGTGATCACGGACGGCAATTCGTCGAAACGATCAAACAGCAGGAAGCGGGGATGCAACAACGGCTTGAACAGGTCCTCGATCAAATTGACCCTGCTGTTTTTGAGCAGATGTTACAAACCCATGCGCAGATTGCAGAAGGATTAAAAGAAATTTTGGCACCAGGAAACGGAGGCTGTACAGATGATTAA
- a CDS encoding ABC transporter ATP-binding protein, whose product MIKLLKNLTTYKWAVFAVLILVFAQSMSDLYLPTLMADIIDKGVVTGDTAYIWKIGAVMLGITGLGALAAIAASYYSSKAAMGLGRDIRRKVFNHVERFTLQEFDQVGTASLITRTTNDITQVQQVVIMMLRMVVSAPIMFVGGLIMAVSKDAKLSLVIVAAMPVLVVSILLILWKGVPLFGQVQKRLDRLNLVLRENLTGIRVIRAFNRESQEKVRLKKANADLTDVSIKVNKIMAFLMPVMMLVMNLTVVGVIWFGGIRINNGGMQIGDLMAFIQYVMQIMFALVMASVMFVMIPRAAVSAKRINEVLEMEPTMVDAGTASADKERGTLVFDRVTFSYPGAEAPVLSDISFTARPGEITAVIGGTGSGKSTLVNLIPRFYDVTDGSIQVNGVDSQAVPQEELRSKIGFVPQKALLFTGTIADNIRFGKEDATDEEIQHAAQVAQATDFIERMPDRYESMIEQGGSNVSGGQKQRLSIARALVRKPDIYVFDDSFSALDFKTDATLRKALKQETEDATVLIVAQRVSTVMDADQIIVLEEGRIAGIGTHDELYETNEVYQEIVKSQLSEEEIA is encoded by the coding sequence ATGATTAAGCTACTCAAAAATCTGACGACCTATAAATGGGCGGTTTTTGCCGTCTTAATTCTCGTCTTCGCCCAGTCGATGTCGGATTTATATTTACCGACGTTGATGGCTGACATCATCGATAAAGGAGTCGTGACGGGGGATACGGCATACATTTGGAAAATCGGGGCTGTCATGCTCGGGATTACCGGACTTGGCGCACTCGCGGCGATTGCTGCCAGTTATTATTCCTCGAAAGCCGCGATGGGACTTGGACGCGATATCCGCCGAAAAGTCTTTAACCACGTCGAACGCTTTACCTTACAGGAGTTTGATCAAGTCGGAACGGCTTCATTAATCACACGGACGACAAATGATATCACCCAAGTTCAGCAGGTCGTCATCATGATGCTCCGGATGGTCGTCAGTGCGCCGATCATGTTTGTCGGTGGACTGATCATGGCGGTCTCGAAAGATGCTAAATTATCACTTGTCATCGTTGCGGCGATGCCGGTGTTGGTTGTCTCGATTCTGTTGATTCTCTGGAAAGGAGTCCCGTTGTTCGGCCAAGTCCAAAAACGGCTTGACCGCTTGAATCTCGTTTTACGGGAAAACCTGACCGGGATTCGTGTCATCCGGGCCTTTAACCGGGAATCCCAGGAGAAAGTGCGGTTAAAAAAAGCGAATGCGGATTTAACGGATGTCTCGATCAAGGTCAATAAAATCATGGCCTTTTTGATGCCGGTCATGATGCTCGTGATGAACTTGACGGTTGTTGGTGTCATCTGGTTCGGTGGTATCCGGATTAACAACGGCGGGATGCAGATCGGAGATTTGATGGCGTTCATTCAATACGTCATGCAAATCATGTTTGCCCTCGTCATGGCGTCCGTCATGTTCGTCATGATTCCCCGGGCGGCGGTCTCGGCGAAAAGGATTAATGAAGTCCTCGAGATGGAGCCGACGATGGTCGACGCCGGAACCGCTTCTGCGGATAAAGAACGCGGCACGCTCGTCTTTGACCGGGTGACGTTCAGCTATCCGGGAGCCGAGGCACCGGTCTTATCGGATATCAGTTTTACTGCCCGACCGGGAGAAATTACGGCCGTCATCGGCGGGACCGGTTCCGGGAAATCAACGCTCGTCAATTTGATTCCGCGGTTTTATGACGTGACGGATGGCAGCATCCAAGTCAACGGTGTCGACAGCCAAGCCGTTCCGCAAGAAGAATTACGTTCGAAAATCGGCTTTGTCCCACAAAAAGCGTTGCTGTTCACGGGAACGATTGCGGATAACATCCGGTTCGGGAAAGAGGACGCAACGGACGAAGAAATCCAACATGCGGCACAAGTCGCTCAAGCGACAGATTTTATTGAACGGATGCCAGACCGGTATGAATCAATGATTGAACAAGGGGGATCAAACGTATCCGGTGGTCAAAAACAACGTTTGTCGATTGCCCGGGCGCTGGTTCGGAAACCCGACATCTATGTCTTTGACGACAGCTTCTCGGCGCTTGACTTTAAAACGGATGCAACCTTACGCAAAGCCCTAAAGCAGGAAACCGAGGACGCGACCGTTCTGATTGTCGCCCAACGTGTCAGCACAGTCATGGACGCCGATCAAATCATCGTCCTCGAAGAAGGTCGGATTGCCGGCATCGGAACGCATGATGAACTCTATGAAACAAACGAAGTCTATCAGGAAATCGTCAAATCCCAACTGTCAGAGGAGGAAATCGCATGA